The Pseudomonas sp. Marseille-Q3773 DNA window GCCGGGGTGAACGGCGTGTATTGCAGCTCGGGGTGGCTGTCCAGGCCAGTGATGCTGAACAGGCGGGTGAGGTTGACCGGGCCGTTGACCTGGTACAACTCGCTTTCACTGAGGCTGAACTGCTTGAGCAGGTAGTCCGACAGGTGTTTCGGGCAGGTATCGGCCACTTCCAGGCGCACGGCATCGCCGTAGCGGCGCGAGAACAACTCGCCGCGCAGCGCGCGTGCCAGGTCGTCGACTTCTTCGGAATCCAGCGCCAGGTCGGCGTTGCGGGTCAGGCGGAACTGGTAGCAACCCTTTACCTTCATGCCCTGGAACAGGTCGTCGGCGTGCGCGTGGATCATCGACGACAGGAACACATAGTTGTCACCTGCGCCACCCACCTCCTCCGGCACGCGGATGACCCGCGGCAGCAGGCGCGGGGCCGGGATGATCGCCAGGCCGGAATCGCGGCCGAAGGCGTCGACCCCCTCGAGCTCGACGATGAAGTTGAGGCTCTTGTTCACCAGCAGCGGGAACGGGTGGGTCGGGTCGAGGCCGATCGGGGTGATGATCGGGGCGATTTCGTCGCGGAAGTAGCGGCGTACCCAGGTCTTGAGCTTGGGTGTCCAGTAACGGCGGCGGATGAAGCGGATCTGGTGCTTTTCCAGCTCTGGCAGCAGCACATCGTTGAGGATCGCGTACTGGCGCTCCACCTCGCTGTGCACCAGCTCGCTGATGCGCGCCAGCGCCTGGTGCGGCTGCAGGCCGTCGGCGCCGGCCAGTTCACGGGCAAAATTGATCTGCTTCTTCAGGCCGGCGACGCGGATCTCGAAGAACTCGTCGAGGTTGCTGGAAAAGATCAGCAGGAACTTGAGGCGTTCGAGCAGTGGGTAGCTCTCGTCCAGCGCCTGTTCCAGCACGCGGATGTTGAACTGCAACTGCGAGAGTTCGCGATGAATGTACAGGCTGCTGTCGTCCAGGCCGGGAACGGCAATGGCCGGGGCCGGTGCTGGCGCCGGGGCCACAGGACCGGCCGCCGGTTCCACGGCAGGCGCGGGCGCCGGCGGCAGGTCTGGCGGGGTCTGCACCATCTCTTCGGGGATTTCCTGAGCATCCTTGATCGCGACAGGGGTTAGCACTTCATTATTCATCTGGCGTTCCTGAGGACGTTAACGCCCTATCATCAATTGAGCGGCAAGATAAGCGCCCATTATGACGCCTGTGTTACACGCCAGGGCAAGCGATGGCGCGCGCCTTCGGGCATTCTCGGTGCAGGAAATGTTCACGTCGAGACACATTTGGACACTTTCATGAATGCGCGCGAAGGGGTAGGCTGCGCGTTCATTTCGCCAGCACCTCAGAAAATGCTTCAACAATTCCTGCAGGATTTCGGCTACTTCGCCCTTTTTCTTGGCACCTTCTTCGAAGGCGAGACCATTCTGGTGCTTGCGGGATTCCTTGCGTTCCGCGGTTACATGGACATCAACCTGGTGTGCCTGGTGGCCTTTTTCGGCAGTTATGCCGGCGATCAGCTGTGGTACTTCATGGGCCGTCGCCACGGCCGCAGGATCCTGGCGCGCAGGCCACGCTGGCAGGCGATGGGTGACCGCGCGCTGGACCACATCCGTCGCCACCCCGACATCTGGGTACTGAGCTTCCGCTTCGTCTATGGCCTGCGTACGGTCATGCCGGTGGCGATCGGCCTGTCGGGCTACCCGCCGCGCCGCTACCTGCTGCTGAACGGTCTTGGCGCGGCGATCTGGGCAGTCGCCCTGGGCGCGGCCGCGTACCACTTCGGCGCCATTCTCGAAGGCCTGCTGGGCAACGTGAAGCGCTACGAGCTCTGGGTACTGGGTGGCCTGCTGGCGCTGGGTGGCCTGCTATGGCTGCGCCGGCGCTTCCGTACCCTGCGTGCGGAGCGCAAGGCGGCGGACCAGGCCCAGGCCCCACAGGCTGAGCAGGCCGTAAGCCACGAGCAGGAACCAGGCCAGCGGCACGACCACCGCTAGGCCCGATGCACCGGCCAGGTACAGCGCCGGCGCGCTTGCCACCAGCCGTACCTGTTCCAGGCGCGTGGCCCATGGCCGATTTTCCAGGAGTGCGCCCAGCACGAACAAGCCAAACGCCATCAACGACCAGCCGAGCACCAGCGCGGCGGTTGGCACACGCTCGGCCACGACCATCAAATAGCTGCCCAGCGCCAGGTAAACCACGAATTGTGCCGCCACGTAGGCCTGCTGCGGGCGGCCCAGGGCAACCTCGAACTTGCGAAACAAGGCCAGGTCCTGCCTGCCATGCGGGTAGCGGGCGGCTACATCGGCCGGGCGCCAACCGGTGGGCATGAACCAGATGCGCAGCTTGTCCCACAGGCTGCCGGCACGCCGGGCGTCCTGCCAGAGCTGGGCGTAGAACTGCAGGTTGGCCCATAGCGGGTTCCAGCTGGCCAGCGGCGTGGTCACGCCGAACACGACCGGCTCGGCCGGGTCCTCCTCCTTGAAAGTGCCGAACAGACGGTCCCAGAAAATGAACACGCCGCCGTAGTTGCGATCCAAGTAGGCAGGATTTTGCGCATGGTGGACGCGATGGTTGGATGGCGTGATCAACACCCACTCGAGCCAGCCGAGCTTGGCGATATGCCGGGTATGTACCCAGAACTGGTACAACAGGTTGAGCGACGCCACAGTGATGAACACCGCTGGCGGCACCCCGACCAGCGCCAACGGCAGGTAGAAGATCCAGGAAAAGATGAAGCCGCTGCTGGTCTGGCGCAGC harbors:
- a CDS encoding DedA family protein, coding for MLQQFLQDFGYFALFLGTFFEGETILVLAGFLAFRGYMDINLVCLVAFFGSYAGDQLWYFMGRRHGRRILARRPRWQAMGDRALDHIRRHPDIWVLSFRFVYGLRTVMPVAIGLSGYPPRRYLLLNGLGAAIWAVALGAAAYHFGAILEGLLGNVKRYELWVLGGLLALGGLLWLRRRFRTLRAERKAADQAQAPQAEQAVSHEQEPGQRHDHR
- the ppk1 gene encoding polyphosphate kinase 1; this encodes MNNEVLTPVAIKDAQEIPEEMVQTPPDLPPAPAPAVEPAAGPVAPAPAPAPAIAVPGLDDSSLYIHRELSQLQFNIRVLEQALDESYPLLERLKFLLIFSSNLDEFFEIRVAGLKKQINFARELAGADGLQPHQALARISELVHSEVERQYAILNDVLLPELEKHQIRFIRRRYWTPKLKTWVRRYFRDEIAPIITPIGLDPTHPFPLLVNKSLNFIVELEGVDAFGRDSGLAIIPAPRLLPRVIRVPEEVGGAGDNYVFLSSMIHAHADDLFQGMKVKGCYQFRLTRNADLALDSEEVDDLARALRGELFSRRYGDAVRLEVADTCPKHLSDYLLKQFSLSESELYQVNGPVNLTRLFSITGLDSHPELQYTPFTPAIPKLLQNADNIFSVIGKQDILLMHPFESFTPVIDLLRQAAKDPHVLAVRQTLYRSGANSEIVDALVDAARNGKEVTAVIELRARFDEESNLQMASRLQAAGAVVIYGVVGFKTHAKMMLILRREHGEIVRYAHLGTGNYHAGNARLYTDYSLLTSDDALTEDVGKLFSQLIGMGKTLRMKKLLHAPFTLKKGMLDMIARETQFALEGKPAHIIAKFNSLTDAKVIKALYKASQSGVKIDLVVRGMCCLRPGIPGVSHNIQVRSIIGRFLEHTRVFYFLNGGEEQIYLSSADWMERNLDKRVETCFPVEGKKLLLRVKKELEGYLTDNTHAWTLQPDGRYVRSTPTGNQNPRSAQATLLERLSNPVLNVR